Proteins co-encoded in one Gehongia tenuis genomic window:
- a CDS encoding PhoH family protein yields the protein MVDYVEFDDMAQVMSVFGSFDEHVKTLEKALEVSIQLREARVEIHGEPEAVKAAVDTVETLKKLLANGEVINDWMVNHALELAQSGNVDDAVAAMTNVIAFTCRGKPVKCKTLGQKNYIKALKENTVTICIGPAGTGKTYLAIAVAVTMLKKKEISRIIMTRPAVEAGEKLGFLPGDLQSKVDPYLRPLYDALYDFLGQEQFQRYLENGTIEVAPLAYMRGRTLSDAFVVIDEAQNATLETLKMVLTRFGEGAKVAITGDVTQVDLPKEQGSGLQKCADLLKGIEDIEVVNLTNRDVVRHKLVKEIIKAFEKYEAKTKPDSNRNYRRK from the coding sequence TTGGTAGATTACGTGGAATTTGACGACATGGCTCAGGTGATGAGCGTTTTTGGTTCCTTCGACGAGCATGTAAAAACGCTGGAGAAGGCGCTGGAAGTCAGCATTCAGCTCCGCGAGGCCAGGGTGGAGATCCATGGAGAGCCGGAGGCCGTAAAGGCGGCCGTGGACACGGTGGAAACGCTGAAGAAGCTTTTGGCCAATGGAGAGGTGATCAACGACTGGATGGTGAACCACGCCCTGGAGCTCGCACAAAGCGGCAACGTGGACGATGCGGTGGCGGCCATGACCAACGTGATCGCCTTCACCTGCCGGGGCAAGCCGGTCAAGTGCAAGACCCTCGGCCAAAAGAACTACATCAAGGCCCTTAAAGAAAACACGGTGACCATCTGCATCGGCCCTGCGGGCACGGGCAAGACGTACCTTGCCATCGCCGTTGCGGTGACCATGCTGAAGAAGAAGGAGATCTCCCGCATCATCATGACCCGTCCGGCGGTGGAGGCGGGAGAGAAACTGGGTTTTTTGCCCGGCGATCTCCAAAGCAAGGTGGACCCCTACCTCCGGCCCCTGTACGATGCGCTGTACGACTTCCTGGGCCAGGAACAGTTCCAGCGGTACTTGGAGAACGGCACCATCGAGGTTGCACCGCTGGCATACATGCGGGGCCGCACGCTGAGTGACGCATTCGTGGTGATCGACGAGGCGCAAAACGCGACCCTGGAGACGCTCAAAATGGTGCTCACCCGCTTCGGCGAGGGGGCCAAGGTTGCGATCACCGGCGACGTGACCCAGGTGGACCTGCCCAAGGAACAGGGGTCAGGCCTGCAGAAATGCGCCGACCTTTTGAAGGGCATTGAAGATATCGAAGTGGTGAATCTGACCAACCGGGACGTCGTGCGCCATAAGCTGGTCAAGGAGATCATCAAGGCCTTTGAGAAATACGAGGCCAAAACAAAACCGGATTCAAACCGGAACTACCGGAGGAAATGA
- the recO gene encoding DNA repair protein RecO — translation MIHTVTGMVVRWANYGEANRMLTVLTREMGKISVGAVGCRKPKSRLASGAQLFFYGRLMVRESKGRNYLASVEMLDAFFDLRSDVRRLAYATYLANAAETFMLEGEPNEELFHLLLSAVAQVCYGSGDPRDIRDIYLVKLMDLMGFCPEVEHCLRCGKANEPAMRFVPEEGGVLCTACAPLAGRPISAGALRIIASSRWIPLTKMGSLKLGHYREEIEDALLGFVRYHMDTRFKALAFLDEIEN, via the coding sequence ATGATCCATACGGTGACCGGTATGGTGGTAAGATGGGCCAACTATGGTGAGGCGAACCGCATGCTCACGGTGCTGACCCGGGAGATGGGCAAGATCAGCGTGGGCGCGGTGGGCTGCCGCAAGCCCAAAAGCAGGCTTGCTTCCGGCGCCCAGCTTTTTTTCTATGGCAGACTCATGGTGCGGGAGAGCAAAGGCCGCAACTACCTGGCGTCGGTGGAAATGCTGGACGCCTTTTTTGATTTGCGTTCAGACGTGCGCCGTCTGGCTTACGCCACCTATCTTGCCAACGCTGCTGAAACCTTCATGCTGGAAGGGGAGCCGAATGAGGAGCTGTTCCATCTGCTCCTGTCCGCTGTAGCCCAGGTATGCTACGGCAGCGGCGATCCCCGGGATATTCGGGATATCTATCTGGTGAAGCTGATGGATCTCATGGGTTTTTGCCCGGAGGTGGAGCACTGCCTTCGCTGCGGCAAAGCGAACGAGCCCGCCATGCGATTTGTGCCGGAGGAGGGCGGCGTATTGTGCACCGCCTGCGCGCCCCTTGCCGGCCGGCCCATTTCCGCCGGCGCCCTTCGCATCATTGCCAGCAGCCGCTGGATACCGCTGACCAAGATGGGCAGTTTAAAGCTCGGCCATTACCGGGAGGAGATCGAGGATGCGCTGCTTGGTTTCGTCCGCTATCACATGGACACCCGCTTCAAAGCTTTGGCCTTTCTGGATGAAATCGAGAATTGA
- a CDS encoding deoxyguanosinetriphosphate triphosphohydrolase — translation MTARERTEAWEEKALRPEAAKSAKSRGRMYPMAPCDLRTDFQRDRDRILHSKAFRRLKHKTQVFVAPEGDHYRTRLTHTLEVSQIARTIARALQLNEDLTEAIGMGHDLGHTPFGHAGERTLNQLSSRGFRHHEQSLRVVDVLEGDGGLNLTFEVRDGIVNHTSKGHPATLEGRAVSLADRIAYINHDIDDALRAGLLRPEDLPKDLLDILGDTHGRRIDRMIRDVVEESETKGDIRMSDRIGEAMENLRGFMFEKVYRHPGALKEEERVRFMLSHLFEYYMAHPPEGPGDLEQRVVDYIAGMSDRYAIAVFEDISIPRTQH, via the coding sequence ATGACGGCTCGGGAACGAACGGAGGCATGGGAGGAAAAGGCGCTGCGGCCGGAGGCGGCGAAGAGTGCAAAAAGCCGGGGGCGGATGTATCCCATGGCGCCCTGTGATCTCAGAACAGATTTTCAGCGGGACCGGGACCGTATTCTTCATTCCAAGGCCTTTCGGCGGCTCAAGCACAAGACGCAGGTGTTTGTGGCGCCGGAGGGGGACCATTACCGCACCCGGCTCACGCACACGCTGGAGGTCTCCCAGATTGCCCGAACCATCGCCAGAGCCCTTCAGCTGAACGAGGATTTGACGGAGGCCATCGGCATGGGCCACGACCTCGGGCATACGCCTTTTGGCCATGCGGGGGAACGCACCTTAAATCAGCTTTCCTCCCGAGGCTTTCGGCACCATGAACAGAGCCTTCGGGTGGTGGACGTGCTGGAAGGGGACGGGGGGCTCAATCTCACCTTTGAGGTGCGGGACGGCATTGTCAACCATACGTCCAAGGGCCATCCGGCCACGCTGGAGGGCAGGGCCGTCAGTCTGGCGGACCGTATCGCCTATATCAATCATGACATCGATGATGCGTTGAGGGCCGGACTGCTGCGCCCTGAGGATCTGCCGAAGGACCTCCTGGACATCCTGGGAGACACCCATGGCCGGAGGATCGACCGTATGATCCGGGACGTGGTGGAGGAGAGCGAGACCAAAGGCGATATCCGGATGAGCGATCGGATTGGGGAGGCTATGGAGAACCTCCGGGGTTTCATGTTCGAAAAGGTCTATCGCCATCCCGGCGCCCTCAAGGAGGAGGAGCGGGTGCGGTTCATGCTCTCCCATCTGTTCGAATACTACATGGCTCATCCTCCGGAAGGCCCGGGAGATCTGGAACAGCGGGTGGTGGATTATATCGCCGGGATGAGCGACCGCTACGCCATCGCTGTTTTTGAGGATATTTCCATACCCCGAACCCAGCACTGA
- the ybeY gene encoding rRNA maturation RNase YbeY — translation MTVEIDNRQDIIAFDTAMKDVVHQAVASVMEVVDREKNVEVSVVLVDDPGIRELNRTFRNVDRSTDVLSFPMIEAGEDAGELDIDPETGEIFLGDIVISLETARRQAEDFGHSLAREVGYLTVHGCLHLLGYDHEAEAEKQMMRLREEEALGRIGLSREGEG, via the coding sequence ATGACCGTTGAAATCGACAACCGTCAGGATATTATTGCCTTCGACACCGCTATGAAGGATGTGGTTCATCAGGCTGTGGCTTCGGTCATGGAGGTGGTGGACCGGGAGAAGAATGTGGAGGTGTCGGTGGTGCTGGTGGACGATCCCGGCATCCGGGAGCTCAACCGCACCTTTCGAAACGTGGACCGTTCCACCGACGTGCTGTCCTTTCCCATGATCGAGGCGGGAGAGGATGCGGGCGAGCTGGACATCGATCCGGAGACCGGCGAAATCTTCCTTGGAGACATCGTGATTTCCCTGGAGACCGCCCGGCGCCAGGCCGAGGATTTTGGGCATTCGCTGGCCCGGGAGGTGGGCTATCTGACGGTGCACGGCTGCCTGCACCTTCTTGGCTATGACCATGAAGCGGAAGCGGAAAAGCAGATGATGCGCCTTCGTGAGGAGGAGGCGCTGGGACGCATCGGACTCTCCCGGGAGGGCGAGGGATGA
- the ppdK gene encoding pyruvate, phosphate dikinase, with translation MSKKYVYLFSEGDASMRNLLGGKGANLAEMTKLGMPVPQGFTVSTEACTRYYEDGKVISQEILDQILDAMEKTEKITGKKFGDLENPFLVSVRSGARVSMPGMMDTILNLGLNDVAVKGVAKLTNNERFAYDSYRRFIQMFSDVVMEIEKSKFEAILDAVKEENGAKLDTDLTAENLKDVVERYKALYKQEKGVDFPQDPKEQLLESVKAVFRSWDNPRAIVYRRMNDIPGDWGTAVNVQAMVFGNMGDDSGTGVAFTRDPATGENKLYGEYLINAQGEDVVAGIRTPQHISTLEQAMPEIYKQFADIANRLENHYKDMQDMEFTIERGKLYMLQTRNGKRTAAAALQVAVDLVKEGMITKEEALMKVDPKQLDSLLHPTFEAAAVKKAKPIAKGLPASPGAACGKVYFTAEDAVEAAGKGEKVVLVRQETSPEDIEGMYASQGILTARGGMTSHAAVVGRGMGVCCVVGCGEIKINEEDKYFTVGEIKINEGDFISFDGTTGNVYGEAIPTQEAGLSGNFATLMQWADETRTLGVRTNADSPRDAKVAVGFGAEGIGLCRTEHMFFEEDRIPAVREMIVAKSEDQRRKALAKLLPMQRGDFKGMFEALEGRPMTIRFLDPPLHEFLPHEDEDIRSLAAEMGLTFDELKATVEDLHEFNPMLGHRGCRLSVTYPEIAEMQTRAVIEAAIEVKQEKGYDVIPEIMIPLVGDVKELKYVKNVVVETAETVMAEKGVKLNYKVGTMIEVPRAAVTADEIAKEAEFFSFGTNDMTQMTFGFSRDDAGKFLNDYYDKKIFEQDPFARLDQVGVGRLLKMAVELGRQTRPDIKLGICGEHGGDPSSVMFCHNIGLNYVSCSPYRVPIARLAAAQAKILAEKDVFQDK, from the coding sequence ATGTCGAAGAAGTATGTGTACCTCTTCAGCGAAGGCGACGCGTCCATGCGTAACCTGCTGGGAGGTAAAGGCGCGAACCTGGCTGAAATGACCAAGCTGGGTATGCCGGTTCCCCAGGGTTTCACCGTGAGCACCGAAGCCTGCACCCGTTACTACGAGGATGGTAAAGTCATTTCTCAGGAGATCTTGGATCAGATTCTGGATGCCATGGAGAAGACGGAGAAGATCACCGGCAAGAAGTTTGGCGATCTGGAGAACCCCTTCCTGGTTTCCGTGCGTTCTGGCGCCCGCGTGTCCATGCCTGGTATGATGGACACCATCTTGAACCTCGGTTTGAACGATGTGGCTGTGAAGGGCGTGGCCAAGCTCACCAACAACGAGCGCTTTGCCTATGACAGCTACCGCCGTTTCATCCAGATGTTCTCCGACGTGGTTATGGAGATTGAAAAGAGCAAGTTTGAGGCCATCCTGGACGCTGTCAAGGAAGAAAACGGCGCCAAGCTTGACACCGATCTCACTGCTGAGAACCTGAAGGACGTTGTGGAGCGTTACAAGGCTCTTTATAAGCAGGAGAAGGGCGTGGACTTCCCTCAGGACCCCAAGGAGCAGCTGCTTGAGTCCGTCAAGGCTGTGTTCCGTTCCTGGGACAATCCCCGCGCCATCGTGTACCGCCGCATGAACGATATCCCCGGCGACTGGGGTACCGCTGTTAACGTGCAGGCCATGGTTTTCGGAAACATGGGCGACGATTCCGGTACCGGCGTTGCCTTCACCCGTGACCCCGCCACCGGCGAGAACAAGCTGTATGGCGAGTACCTGATCAACGCTCAGGGCGAGGATGTTGTGGCCGGTATCCGTACCCCGCAGCACATCAGCACCCTGGAGCAGGCTATGCCTGAGATCTACAAGCAGTTTGCGGACATCGCCAACCGTCTTGAGAACCATTATAAGGACATGCAGGACATGGAGTTCACCATCGAGCGTGGTAAGCTGTACATGCTGCAGACCCGTAACGGCAAGCGCACCGCCGCCGCCGCCCTGCAGGTGGCTGTGGACCTGGTGAAGGAAGGCATGATCACTAAGGAAGAAGCCCTGATGAAGGTTGATCCCAAGCAGCTGGATTCCCTGCTCCATCCCACCTTCGAGGCTGCTGCCGTCAAGAAAGCGAAGCCCATCGCGAAGGGCCTGCCCGCCTCCCCCGGCGCTGCCTGCGGTAAGGTGTACTTCACCGCTGAGGACGCTGTGGAAGCCGCTGGCAAGGGCGAGAAGGTTGTTCTGGTCCGCCAGGAGACCTCCCCGGAAGATATCGAGGGTATGTATGCTTCTCAGGGTATCCTCACCGCCCGCGGCGGCATGACCTCCCACGCTGCGGTGGTTGGCCGTGGTATGGGCGTGTGCTGCGTTGTGGGTTGCGGCGAGATCAAGATCAATGAAGAAGACAAGTACTTCACCGTGGGCGAGATCAAGATCAATGAAGGCGACTTCATCTCCTTTGATGGCACCACCGGTAATGTTTATGGCGAGGCCATCCCCACTCAGGAAGCCGGCCTCAGCGGCAACTTCGCCACCCTAATGCAGTGGGCCGACGAGACCCGTACGCTGGGTGTGCGCACCAACGCTGACAGCCCCCGTGACGCCAAGGTGGCCGTGGGCTTCGGCGCCGAGGGTATCGGCCTTTGCCGTACCGAGCACATGTTCTTCGAGGAAGACCGTATTCCCGCCGTGCGTGAGATGATCGTGGCCAAGTCCGAAGATCAGCGCCGCAAGGCTCTTGCCAAGCTTCTGCCCATGCAGAGGGGCGACTTCAAGGGTATGTTCGAGGCTCTGGAAGGCCGTCCGATGACCATCCGGTTCCTGGATCCGCCGCTGCATGAGTTCCTGCCTCACGAGGACGAGGACATCCGCAGCCTGGCTGCTGAGATGGGCCTGACCTTCGACGAGCTGAAGGCCACTGTGGAAGATCTCCATGAGTTCAACCCCATGCTGGGCCACCGCGGCTGCCGTCTGTCCGTGACCTATCCTGAAATTGCTGAGATGCAGACCCGTGCCGTGATCGAGGCCGCCATCGAAGTCAAGCAGGAGAAGGGTTACGACGTGATCCCCGAGATCATGATTCCCCTGGTCGGCGACGTGAAAGAGCTGAAGTATGTGAAGAACGTTGTGGTTGAGACTGCCGAGACCGTGATGGCCGAAAAGGGCGTTAAGCTGAACTACAAGGTCGGTACCATGATCGAGGTTCCCCGTGCTGCCGTGACGGCCGATGAGATCGCCAAGGAAGCCGAGTTCTTCTCCTTCGGTACCAACGATATGACCCAGATGACTTTCGGCTTCTCCCGTGATGACGCCGGTAAGTTCCTCAACGATTACTATGACAAGAAGATCTTCGAGCAGGATCCCTTCGCCCGCCTGGATCAGGTTGGTGTGGGCCGCTTGCTGAAGATGGCCGTGGAACTGGGTCGTCAGACCCGCCCCGACATCAAGCTGGGCATCTGCGGTGAGCACGGCGGAGATCCGTCTTCCGTCATGTTCTGCCACAACATCGGCCTCAACTATGTGTCCTGCTCGCCCTACCGCGTGCCGATCGCTCGGTTGGCCGCCGCTCAGGCGAAGATCCTGGCTGAAAAGGATGTTTTCCAGGACAAGTAA
- a CDS encoding cytidine deaminase: MTDRELVKLAWEARERAYVPYSGYKVGAALFDGSRVFLGCNIENASYGATCCAERTALFKAVSEGAARLERIAVAAESPPYPCGICRQALSEFAPELIVLVSDAPDRYETHTLRKLMPYAFGKEQLI, translated from the coding sequence ATGACGGACCGGGAGCTGGTGAAGCTGGCCTGGGAGGCGCGGGAACGGGCCTATGTGCCCTATTCGGGCTACAAGGTGGGCGCTGCCCTCTTTGACGGAAGCCGGGTCTTTTTGGGATGCAACATTGAAAACGCATCCTACGGCGCCACCTGCTGCGCCGAGCGGACCGCCCTTTTCAAGGCGGTGTCCGAGGGCGCGGCGCGTTTGGAAAGGATCGCCGTCGCCGCCGAAAGTCCGCCCTATCCCTGCGGCATCTGCCGGCAGGCGCTGAGCGAATTTGCGCCCGAACTCATCGTTTTGGTTTCCGACGCGCCGGACCGCTATGAGACGCACACCCTTAGGAAATTGATGCCCTACGCATTTGGTAAGGAGCAATTGATATGA
- the era gene encoding GTPase Era — protein sequence MKNFRSGFVAILGRPNVGKSTLMNAMIGDKVAIVSPKPQTTRNRLMGVLTKPGFQIVFLDTPGIHRPKNKLGNYMVKSAEDAAKDVDAILVVVDAKSGVGPNDRIIYQNAAARRVPVVVAVNKSDVCSEEELLKALSAFSDAPEQVEILPTSGKTGKGLEELVDLLEGYLPEGPHYFPEDMITDQPEQAVVAELIREKALMLLEEEVPHGIGVEILSFKKRENQDLVDIQATLYCERESHKRIVIGKNGAMLKKIGSMARPDIERVLGNRVYLELWVKVKEDWRNKMSVLRTLGYE from the coding sequence ATGAAGAATTTTAGGAGCGGCTTTGTGGCCATCCTTGGCCGGCCCAACGTGGGGAAATCCACGCTGATGAACGCCATGATCGGTGACAAGGTGGCCATCGTTTCCCCCAAGCCCCAGACCACCCGCAACCGGTTGATGGGCGTTTTGACCAAGCCCGGGTTCCAGATCGTGTTCTTGGACACGCCGGGCATCCACCGGCCCAAGAACAAGCTGGGGAACTACATGGTTAAAAGTGCTGAGGATGCGGCCAAGGACGTGGACGCCATCCTGGTGGTGGTGGACGCCAAGTCCGGCGTAGGCCCCAACGACCGCATCATCTATCAGAATGCCGCCGCCCGCAGGGTGCCGGTGGTGGTGGCCGTCAATAAATCGGATGTTTGCAGCGAGGAGGAGCTTTTGAAGGCCCTCTCCGCCTTCAGCGACGCGCCGGAGCAGGTGGAGATCCTGCCCACCTCCGGCAAGACGGGCAAGGGGCTCGAAGAACTGGTGGATCTGCTGGAAGGCTATCTTCCCGAGGGCCCCCACTACTTTCCGGAGGACATGATCACCGACCAGCCGGAACAGGCGGTGGTGGCGGAGCTCATTCGGGAGAAGGCGCTGATGCTTCTTGAGGAGGAAGTGCCCCACGGCATCGGCGTGGAGATCCTGTCCTTCAAAAAACGGGAGAATCAGGATCTGGTGGATATTCAGGCCACCCTTTACTGCGAGCGGGAATCCCATAAACGCATCGTCATCGGCAAGAATGGCGCCATGCTGAAAAAAATCGGCTCCATGGCCCGGCCGGATATCGAGCGGGTGCTGGGCAACCGGGTCTATCTGGAGCTTTGGGTGAAGGTGAAGGAGGACTGGCGCAACAAGATGTCGGTGCTGCGCACCCTGGGCTACGAATAG
- a CDS encoding HD family phosphohydrolase, whose protein sequence is MKKSREPWEEPVQKTERTSRQKLANVLVGVCSYIIIFLLLIAAITPKQYNLSVGNIAPETIKATKDVEDTITTELKRKEAREAVETVYKSDATVADRVLADMDAYFGALVQVNAKGAEIRQQKLADQLGAGTPPPASPGEDGATPEPTATPTPTPEATPADVFSDEFISAMADIVPIELTDSEILAILEASPEELENLKNTVEVLSTEALDSAIKEEGLADQKVSIVQELRESSVPQSLQAVGARAVSDYLQANLLRDESATEAARKQAEEAVQPIVYKKDQNIVRDGEAVTEAQHEMLKTLGLIQSNSVDILLYVGLAAFLLIIFVIFSGYLVEYETWILNHLPSLVLLGVMGVLIPAFTLLANFVHPMLAPVAYGTLTIALLLKPRLAILYNVFASVMMGLIVVFTPEQGALGTAAYNLGFISILSGMAGISVARRSYQRSNLVFAGFVLGLINALGILATGLMSSNNNLETFQAAGWGLVGGLLSAILTVGTMPIFESIFGLLTPLKLLELSNPTQPLMRKLLLEAPGTYHHSVVVGNLAERGAQAVGADGLLARVGAYYHDVGKLKQPYFFKENQMSGDNPHDRISPELSASIIRGHTQAGYQMSQKYKIPRRIQDIILQHHGTTLIKFFYYKAKQDNENVDPKDYRYPGPRPQSREAAVVMLADSIEAAVRTIKEPNQEKIREMMESIVKDKLSDGQLDECDLTLKDLTLIQDAFMQVLTGVIHERIEYPKMDDVKEGSK, encoded by the coding sequence GTGAAAAAATCGAGGGAACCTTGGGAGGAACCCGTTCAGAAAACCGAAAGAACTTCCAGGCAGAAGCTGGCCAATGTTTTGGTGGGCGTATGCAGCTATATCATTATCTTTTTGCTGCTCATTGCGGCAATCACCCCGAAACAGTACAATCTGTCGGTGGGGAATATTGCGCCGGAAACCATCAAGGCCACCAAGGACGTGGAGGATACCATCACCACCGAACTGAAGCGCAAGGAAGCGCGGGAAGCGGTGGAGACGGTTTATAAGAGTGACGCCACGGTTGCGGACCGGGTTCTTGCCGATATGGATGCCTACTTTGGCGCTTTGGTGCAGGTGAACGCAAAGGGCGCGGAGATCCGTCAGCAGAAACTGGCGGATCAGCTGGGCGCAGGCACCCCGCCGCCGGCCTCTCCCGGGGAGGACGGCGCCACGCCTGAACCCACGGCGACGCCCACGCCCACACCGGAGGCCACACCGGCGGACGTCTTTTCCGATGAATTCATTTCGGCCATGGCCGATATCGTGCCCATTGAGCTGACGGACAGCGAGATTCTGGCCATTCTGGAGGCCTCTCCGGAGGAACTGGAGAATTTGAAAAATACGGTGGAGGTGCTCTCCACCGAGGCGCTGGACAGCGCCATCAAGGAGGAGGGACTGGCCGACCAGAAGGTTTCCATCGTACAGGAGCTGCGGGAGAGTAGTGTCCCTCAAAGCCTGCAGGCCGTTGGCGCGAGGGCTGTTTCAGACTACCTTCAGGCGAATCTTCTCCGGGACGAGTCTGCCACCGAGGCGGCGCGAAAGCAGGCGGAGGAGGCCGTGCAGCCCATCGTCTACAAGAAGGACCAGAATATCGTCCGGGACGGTGAAGCGGTGACCGAGGCTCAGCATGAGATGCTGAAAACCCTGGGCCTTATCCAGAGCAACTCGGTGGACATCCTGCTTTACGTGGGGCTTGCCGCCTTCCTGCTCATCATCTTTGTGATCTTCAGCGGATATTTGGTGGAATACGAGACCTGGATTTTGAACCACCTGCCATCCCTGGTTCTGCTGGGCGTTATGGGCGTGCTCATCCCAGCCTTCACCTTGCTGGCCAACTTTGTGCACCCCATGCTGGCGCCCGTGGCTTACGGCACGCTGACCATTGCGCTGCTCCTCAAGCCCAGGCTTGCCATTCTCTACAACGTCTTTGCCTCGGTGATGATGGGCCTTATCGTCGTGTTTACCCCGGAACAGGGCGCGCTGGGAACGGCGGCCTACAATCTTGGCTTCATCTCCATTCTAAGCGGCATGGCGGGCATCTCCGTGGCGCGGCGGTCCTATCAGCGCAGCAACCTGGTTTTCGCCGGATTTGTGCTTGGACTCATCAATGCCCTCGGCATCCTGGCCACGGGGCTCATGTCCAGCAACAACAATCTGGAAACCTTCCAGGCCGCTGGCTGGGGCCTGGTGGGCGGACTTTTGTCGGCCATTCTGACGGTGGGCACTATGCCCATCTTTGAGAGCATCTTTGGACTGCTGACGCCCCTCAAGCTTCTGGAGCTGTCCAATCCCACCCAGCCGCTGATGCGAAAGCTGCTCCTCGAGGCGCCGGGCACCTATCACCACAGCGTGGTGGTGGGGAATCTGGCGGAGCGCGGCGCGCAAGCGGTGGGCGCCGACGGCCTTTTGGCCAGGGTGGGCGCCTACTACCACGATGTGGGCAAGCTGAAGCAGCCCTATTTCTTCAAGGAAAATCAGATGAGCGGCGACAATCCCCACGACCGGATTTCGCCGGAGCTTTCCGCCTCCATCATCCGGGGACACACCCAGGCGGGCTATCAGATGAGCCAAAAATACAAGATTCCCCGGCGGATTCAGGATATCATTTTGCAGCACCACGGCACCACGCTGATCAAGTTTTTCTATTACAAGGCCAAGCAGGACAATGAAAACGTGGATCCGAAGGATTACCGTTATCCGGGACCCCGGCCCCAGAGCCGGGAGGCCGCCGTGGTGATGCTGGCCGACTCCATCGAGGCCGCGGTGCGCACCATCAAGGAGCCCAACCAGGAGAAGATCCGGGAGATGATGGAGAGCATCGTCAAGGATAAGCTGTCCGACGGCCAGCTGGACGAATGCGATCTCACGCTCAAGGATCTCACCCTCATTCAAGATGCGTTCATGCAGGTTTTGACAGGGGTCATCCACGAACGGATTGAGTATCCTAAGATGGATGATGTCAAGGAGGGATCGAAATGA
- the yqfD gene encoding sporulation protein YqfD, with amino-acid sequence MTWFWRYLLGYVTVKISGLSLEKMLNLIGVEGIRIWGVKRPSHTVMTAKVGKGRLEALLDAASRSRCKVEILGRRGLPYLWHNLLKRKVLVFGVALFVAALIFLSSFIWDVEVVGTEKLDPAGIMAYLSSQNVKPGIRQSEVDFHVLADDILGAFPELSWVGISMKGMRLHVEVVEGEPKPEMIDESVPADIVAGRDAVVYEITALAGKAKVKAGDTVRKGDVLIEGVLGPEERQIRVRAKGTVLGRVYYEGTVVRNMNEDVAAETGRTAVRRYIDMGTWTVPVEGEKPDYADYELSQRRTPLLGKLYFPVYLVEEEYREVIRGVAEKDADSVAKAALEEAYQQALAQVPDPESVLERKDKVTVEGGELKATVYLEVSESIGVVEP; translated from the coding sequence TTGACCTGGTTTTGGCGCTATTTATTGGGCTATGTGACCGTGAAGATCTCCGGCCTTTCGCTGGAGAAGATGCTGAACCTCATAGGCGTGGAGGGCATCCGAATCTGGGGCGTGAAGCGGCCAAGCCATACGGTCATGACGGCCAAGGTGGGCAAGGGCCGGCTGGAGGCGCTCCTCGACGCGGCGTCGCGCAGCCGCTGCAAGGTGGAGATTCTGGGCAGGCGGGGCCTTCCCTATCTTTGGCACAACCTTTTGAAGCGCAAGGTGCTGGTCTTTGGCGTGGCCCTTTTTGTGGCCGCTCTCATCTTCCTTTCCTCCTTCATCTGGGACGTGGAGGTGGTGGGTACGGAAAAACTGGACCCGGCGGGCATCATGGCCTATCTCAGCTCACAGAACGTGAAGCCGGGCATCCGTCAGTCGGAAGTGGATTTCCATGTCCTTGCCGACGATATCCTCGGCGCCTTTCCTGAGCTCAGCTGGGTGGGCATCTCCATGAAGGGCATGCGCCTGCATGTGGAAGTGGTGGAGGGCGAGCCAAAACCGGAAATGATCGACGAGAGCGTACCGGCGGATATCGTGGCCGGCCGGGACGCGGTGGTCTATGAGATCACGGCCCTCGCGGGCAAAGCCAAGGTGAAGGCCGGAGATACGGTTAGAAAGGGCGATGTTTTGATCGAAGGGGTGCTGGGCCCGGAGGAGCGGCAGATCAGGGTGCGGGCCAAGGGCACGGTGCTGGGCCGGGTCTACTATGAGGGCACCGTGGTCCGGAACATGAACGAGGATGTGGCCGCCGAGACCGGCCGCACAGCGGTGCGAAGATACATCGACATGGGCACCTGGACGGTGCCGGTGGAGGGCGAAAAGCCGGATTACGCCGATTATGAGCTGTCACAGCGGCGAACGCCTCTGTTGGGAAAGCTCTACTTTCCTGTATATCTGGTGGAGGAGGAGTATCGGGAGGTGATCCGCGGCGTCGCGGAGAAGGATGCGGACAGCGTGGCCAAGGCCGCCCTGGAGGAAGCCTATCAGCAGGCCCTCGCCCAGGTGCCGGACCCGGAAAGCGTCCTTGAGCGCAAGGATAAGGTGACGGTGGAGGGCGGCGAGCTCAAGGCCACGGTGTACTTGGAGGTGAGCGAATCCATCGGCGTGGTTGAGCCCTGA